From Candidatus Rubrimentiphilum sp., one genomic window encodes:
- a CDS encoding HAMP domain-containing sensor histidine kinase, whose product MRRIDEIEQLKNELVSTVSHELKTPLATIKAYAATLRQNPELYADKREEYLKIVEEQADRLSRLIEDLLLVTRVEADQLLKRRATVKLDTVLREAIAEIHFDKNLHAITCETGDVSVSGDPDRLRDLFRNLVENAIKYSPAGGAIAVHARPENGGTRIEITDSGIGIAAEDLPYIFERFFRVESEMTSTVGGSGLGLYIVSAIVRAHGGTIEARSEPGRGTTFSILLPNKA is encoded by the coding sequence GTGCGGCGTATCGACGAAATCGAGCAGTTAAAGAACGAACTCGTCAGTACTGTCTCGCACGAACTCAAGACTCCGCTGGCCACCATCAAGGCGTACGCCGCAACGCTGCGGCAAAATCCGGAACTCTATGCAGACAAACGCGAAGAATACCTGAAGATCGTCGAAGAGCAAGCCGACAGACTCTCGCGGCTTATCGAGGACTTGCTGCTCGTCACGCGCGTCGAGGCGGACCAACTCCTCAAGCGCCGCGCCACGGTCAAGCTCGACACGGTCCTGCGCGAAGCCATCGCCGAGATCCACTTCGACAAAAACCTTCACGCGATCACGTGTGAAACGGGCGACGTCTCGGTATCGGGCGACCCCGATCGCTTGCGCGATCTTTTCCGCAACCTGGTCGAGAACGCCATCAAATACTCTCCGGCCGGCGGAGCGATCGCCGTCCATGCGCGCCCCGAGAACGGCGGCACCCGCATCGAGATTACCGACTCCGGGATCGGCATCGCGGCCGAGGATCTGCCCTACATTTTCGAGCGTTTTTTCCGGGTCGAATCCGAAATGACCTCAACCGTCGGCGGCAGCGGCCTCGGGTTGTACATCGTGAGCGCGATCGTGCGGGCTCACGGCGGCACGATCGAGGCGCGCAGCGAACCGGGACGCGGCACAACATTCTCTATTCTGCTGCCGAATAAAGCTTGA
- the ftsE gene encoding cell division ATP-binding protein FtsE, with the protein MISLRGVSLVYPNGVRALDGVSLEIGKGEFVFLVGHSGTGKSSLLRLLYREMAPTSGQILVDGIRVDRLANRRIPALRRHLGVVFQDYKLLTDKTVWENVAFALQVTGAHTRDVQRQVPRALDLVGLAQKSRMYPEELSGGEQQRTAIARALVNNPKLLLCDEPSGNLDPANTTEIMELLRRINLKGTTVVVATHNQAVVDRMRRRVVRLDNGRVITDEERGYYFLGLGQDQILSG; encoded by the coding sequence ATGATCTCATTACGCGGCGTGTCACTCGTATATCCGAATGGAGTACGCGCCCTCGACGGTGTCAGTCTGGAGATCGGCAAGGGTGAGTTCGTCTTTCTCGTCGGGCACTCAGGAACCGGCAAATCGAGTCTGCTGCGTCTCCTCTACCGCGAGATGGCGCCCACCAGTGGCCAGATTCTGGTCGACGGCATCCGCGTCGACCGCCTGGCGAACCGGCGCATCCCTGCCCTGCGGCGCCATCTAGGCGTCGTTTTTCAAGATTACAAGCTGCTCACCGACAAGACTGTTTGGGAAAACGTCGCTTTCGCGCTGCAGGTAACGGGAGCGCACACGCGCGACGTCCAGCGCCAAGTTCCGCGGGCGCTCGATCTGGTCGGACTCGCGCAAAAGAGCCGCATGTATCCCGAAGAGCTCTCCGGCGGCGAACAGCAGCGGACTGCGATCGCGCGCGCGCTGGTCAACAATCCGAAACTGCTGCTCTGCGACGAGCCGAGCGGCAACCTGGATCCCGCCAACACCACCGAGATCATGGAGCTGTTGCGGCGGATCAATCTTAAGGGCACTACCGTCGTCGTAGCGACGCACAACCAAGCCGTCGTCGACCGCATGCGGCGGCGCGTCGTGCGCTTGGACAACGGCCGCGTCATCACCGACGAAGAGCGGGGGTATTACTTCCTTGGACTGGGGCAAGATCAGATTCTTTCTGGGTGA
- the ftsX gene encoding permease-like cell division protein FtsX: protein MQVTAIGTVAVTIVLLGSFLYVRAAFAHLGNDVFSQIEISTYMEPAATTAQENDTRAALARDPRILSVTFVPKREGLRQLKARMKGQVDTSLLTENPLPDKFRVRVRDAQLVPAVAKSIEKMPHVQNVEYGQQVVQRLLQLATLARRVGIAVIVLFVLVAGIIISNTIRLTVFARRREISIMQLVGATNMYIRMPFICEGLLAGLAGAALAVGVLAIARASLVPKIALALPWLQVNAVSVDLSSLVLQLLAVGALVGVVASWIAVGRYLRT, encoded by the coding sequence ATGCAAGTCACCGCGATAGGCACCGTCGCGGTTACCATCGTCTTGCTCGGCTCGTTCCTCTACGTCCGGGCGGCGTTCGCGCACTTAGGCAACGACGTGTTCAGCCAAATCGAGATCTCGACGTACATGGAACCAGCCGCAACCACGGCACAAGAGAACGATACGCGCGCGGCCTTGGCTCGCGACCCGCGCATCCTCAGCGTCACCTTCGTGCCGAAGCGCGAAGGCTTGCGGCAACTCAAGGCGCGCATGAAAGGCCAAGTTGACACCTCGCTGCTGACCGAAAATCCGCTGCCCGACAAGTTTCGCGTGCGCGTCCGCGATGCGCAATTGGTGCCGGCCGTCGCCAAGAGCATTGAAAAGATGCCGCACGTGCAGAATGTCGAGTACGGCCAGCAAGTCGTGCAGCGTCTGCTGCAGCTCGCGACGCTGGCGCGCCGCGTCGGCATAGCGGTCATCGTGCTCTTCGTGCTCGTCGCCGGCATCATAATCTCGAACACGATCCGCTTAACCGTCTTCGCGCGCCGCCGCGAGATCTCGATCATGCAGTTGGTCGGCGCCACGAACATGTACATCCGCATGCCGTTCATCTGCGAGGGGTTGCTGGCCGGCTTGGCCGGCGCGGCGCTTGCAGTGGGCGTGCTCGCGATCGCGCGCGCGTCACTCGTGCCGAAGATTGCGCTGGCGCTTCCGTGGCTGCAAGTGAACGCGGTTTCGGTGGACTTGTCGTCGCTGGTGTTGCAGCTTCTCGCGGTCGGCGCGCTGGTCGGCGTCGTTGCGTCGTGGATAGCCGTTGGGCGATATCTCCGAACGTAG
- a CDS encoding cupredoxin family copper-binding protein, whose amino-acid sequence MKELMLSVAAAVSLVSVAAVSPAMPAAHTVQIKGFAFAPKSLTINAGETVKFVNDDSEAHTVVADKGAFSSGGLDTNDSWSVRLQKPGTYTYFCSLHPYMKGTIVVQAMHGAMRGDN is encoded by the coding sequence ATGAAGGAGCTCATGCTTTCAGTCGCGGCCGCCGTTTCGCTGGTAAGCGTAGCGGCGGTCTCCCCGGCCATGCCGGCGGCGCATACTGTTCAAATCAAAGGGTTTGCCTTCGCACCCAAGTCGCTGACTATTAACGCCGGAGAGACGGTGAAGTTCGTCAACGACGATTCCGAAGCGCACACCGTCGTGGCGGACAAGGGCGCGTTTAGCTCGGGCGGCCTCGATACGAACGATTCCTGGTCGGTCCGGCTGCAAAAGCCGGGAACCTACACGTACTTTTGCTCGCTGCATCCGTACATGAAAGGCACGATCGTAGTTCAGGCGATGCACGGCGCCATGCGAGGCGACAACTGA
- a CDS encoding acyl-CoA dehydrogenase family protein, protein MNLDLTDEQQAIQRTVREFAQERVAPRAEQMDRDEEFPYDLVREMAELGLMGLPFPEEYGGSGADSISYALAVMELARADASTAITMAAHVSLGAMPFYMFGTKAQKEKYLIPLAQGKQLWGFGLTEPSAGSDAGNVQTKAVLRDGKWIVNGTKAFITNSGTDITGGTTITAVTGKGESGKPEISNLIIPQDAPGFARSKKYRKMGWRASDTRELSFADCEIPEENVLGKRGEGLKNFLTILDGGRISVAALSVGLARGAYDESMKYAKERHAFGKPISKFQAIAFKLVDMITEIEHAELMVLKAAWEKDEGRDFVKSASFAKLYAAELSHRVVNQAVQIHGGYGFMDEYPVSRMYRDQKINEIGEGTNEVQRMVLARLMGL, encoded by the coding sequence ATGAATCTTGACCTGACCGACGAACAGCAGGCTATCCAGCGGACCGTTCGAGAGTTCGCGCAAGAGCGCGTCGCGCCGCGCGCCGAGCAGATGGACCGCGACGAAGAATTTCCATACGACTTGGTGCGCGAGATGGCGGAGCTGGGTCTCATGGGATTGCCCTTTCCTGAAGAGTACGGCGGCTCGGGTGCAGATTCGATCAGTTATGCGCTGGCCGTGATGGAGCTCGCGCGTGCGGATGCATCAACCGCAATTACCATGGCCGCGCACGTTTCGCTGGGAGCCATGCCCTTCTACATGTTCGGCACGAAGGCGCAAAAAGAGAAGTACCTGATTCCGCTCGCCCAAGGCAAGCAGCTCTGGGGCTTCGGCCTGACCGAACCAAGCGCGGGCAGCGACGCCGGCAACGTGCAGACCAAAGCGGTGCTGCGCGACGGTAAATGGATCGTCAACGGCACCAAAGCGTTCATCACCAACAGCGGAACCGACATCACCGGCGGCACGACCATTACGGCGGTGACCGGTAAGGGCGAAAGCGGAAAGCCGGAGATCAGCAACCTGATCATTCCGCAGGATGCGCCCGGCTTCGCGCGCAGCAAAAAATATCGCAAGATGGGGTGGCGCGCTTCGGACACGCGCGAGCTGTCATTCGCCGATTGCGAGATTCCCGAAGAAAACGTGCTGGGCAAACGCGGCGAGGGGCTCAAGAATTTTCTGACGATCCTGGACGGCGGCCGCATTTCGGTTGCGGCGCTCTCGGTCGGGCTCGCGCGCGGCGCCTACGACGAGTCGATGAAGTACGCCAAAGAACGCCACGCGTTTGGCAAGCCGATCAGTAAGTTTCAAGCCATTGCATTCAAACTGGTGGACATGATCACGGAAATCGAACACGCGGAGCTCATGGTCCTCAAAGCCGCGTGGGAGAAAGACGAGGGACGCGATTTCGTCAAGAGCGCGAGCTTTGCCAAACTCTACGCCGCCGAGCTCTCGCACCGCGTCGTGAATCAAGCCGTGCAGATCCACGGCGGCTACGGCTTCATGGACGAGTATCCGGTTTCGCGGATGTACCGCGATCAGAAGATCAACGAGATCGGCGAAGGCACCAACGAAGTGCAGCGCATGGTGCTCGCGCGCTTGATGGGACTGTAA
- a CDS encoding zf-HC2 domain-containing protein — translation MNTTGMHVDENAELYALGSLSDSERAAVDAHVATCASCAQRVGEAEEIVAALSARELAVPAQLDRRMRATFAPRSLPRSFYSLVAAALILGLLPSALLWQRDRDLSSIDGTRQQAASAMVHSHFLHAPFTSMAPGAPAAKAIFARTGAWLYVIATTNQDYTVVVNSGGTRRDLGVLKGTGTERELFVANPPRVKEVYLFDGARAVARATIATR, via the coding sequence ATGAATACCACTGGAATGCACGTCGACGAAAATGCCGAGTTGTACGCACTCGGTTCGCTCTCGGACTCCGAGCGCGCGGCAGTGGACGCGCATGTCGCAACGTGCGCGAGCTGCGCGCAACGCGTCGGAGAAGCCGAAGAAATCGTGGCGGCGCTGTCGGCGCGCGAACTTGCGGTACCGGCGCAACTCGACCGGAGGATGCGCGCGACGTTCGCGCCGCGGTCTCTTCCGCGATCGTTTTACTCGCTGGTAGCGGCAGCGTTGATTCTGGGATTGCTGCCTTCGGCATTGCTCTGGCAACGCGATCGCGATCTTAGCTCGATTGACGGAACACGGCAGCAAGCCGCTTCGGCGATGGTCCATTCGCATTTTCTGCACGCGCCGTTTACAAGTATGGCGCCCGGAGCGCCGGCCGCGAAAGCGATCTTTGCGCGAACGGGCGCGTGGCTCTACGTCATCGCGACGACGAACCAGGATTATACGGTCGTAGTGAACTCCGGCGGCACACGTCGCGACCTAGGTGTCCTTAAAGGAACCGGGACGGAGCGCGAGCTGTTCGTCGCTAACCCGCCGCGGGTAAAGGAAGTCTATCTGTTCGACGGAGCGCGTGCGGTCGCGCGCGCGACGATCGCTACTCGTTAA
- a CDS encoding sigma-70 family RNA polymerase sigma factor, producing MDIETSISTGAITPPSPIAASAELAAAFVDGQAWAFEAAYHEFKRLLLATAMQVLTDREEAQDCVHDVFARLWRRGHAYSAARGSLRSFLVVCVRNEALSRRRKYTNRSRIEHETLRPEIAEPADESLADRDRIARAMQTLSEKQREAVHLAYDEGLTQIEIAQRLNEPLGTIKSRLSNAVRALRAEFSAHGELR from the coding sequence TTGGATATCGAAACGTCTATCTCGACCGGGGCCATAACGCCGCCATCACCGATCGCAGCCTCGGCTGAACTCGCAGCTGCGTTTGTCGACGGCCAGGCTTGGGCGTTTGAAGCCGCTTATCATGAATTCAAGCGCTTGTTATTGGCTACGGCAATGCAGGTTCTGACCGATCGCGAGGAGGCGCAGGACTGCGTGCACGACGTTTTTGCGCGGCTCTGGCGGCGCGGACACGCGTACTCGGCTGCGCGCGGCTCGCTGCGTTCGTTCCTGGTGGTGTGCGTCCGCAACGAAGCGCTCTCGCGGCGCCGCAAGTATACGAACCGATCGCGGATCGAACACGAGACTCTTCGGCCGGAGATCGCGGAACCTGCGGATGAATCGTTGGCCGACCGCGACCGGATCGCGCGCGCCATGCAAACTTTGAGCGAGAAGCAACGCGAAGCCGTCCACTTGGCGTACGACGAGGGTCTGACGCAGATCGAAATAGCTCAGCGCCTGAACGAGCCGCTCGGGACGATTAAGAGCCGGCTTTCAAACGCGGTGCGGGCGCTGCGCGCCGAGTTCTCGGCTCACGGAGAGTTGCGATGA
- a CDS encoding DUF695 domain-containing protein encodes MADWSSYFARMENEPISVAVDLALRADAPLPDKAIAYTVAVTLRDPDEHGMTGASEYRVLARIEEELAAALEARGLVEVGRVTGRGMRTFHYYGPAVDDVAGTISIVMANHDEYAYRALEADDPLWAIYTNYLYPDEQQLAFANDMKALQVLLDAGDDLAKERPIEHTIFFDSREKRDTFARAMANQGYHVAIDDAENAVRCAKLEAIDPFKITEMRVALTALAEEFGGEYSGWSTVVQS; translated from the coding sequence ATGGCGGATTGGTCGTCATACTTCGCGCGCATGGAAAACGAGCCGATCTCGGTCGCGGTCGATCTCGCGCTGCGGGCCGATGCTCCCTTGCCGGACAAGGCAATAGCGTACACGGTAGCGGTGACGCTGCGCGATCCGGACGAACACGGGATGACCGGCGCAAGCGAATACCGCGTGCTCGCGCGCATCGAGGAAGAACTCGCGGCTGCGCTCGAAGCGCGGGGCTTGGTTGAGGTCGGACGCGTGACGGGCCGCGGCATGCGCACCTTCCATTATTATGGGCCTGCGGTGGATGACGTGGCCGGCACGATCTCGATCGTCATGGCAAATCACGACGAGTACGCCTATCGCGCGCTGGAAGCCGACGATCCGCTCTGGGCGATCTACACGAACTACCTGTATCCCGACGAACAGCAGCTGGCGTTCGCCAACGATATGAAAGCCCTACAGGTCTTACTCGATGCCGGCGACGATCTCGCCAAGGAGCGGCCGATCGAGCACACCATCTTTTTCGACAGCCGCGAGAAACGCGACACGTTCGCGCGCGCCATGGCCAACCAGGGCTACCACGTTGCCATCGACGACGCCGAGAACGCCGTGCGTTGCGCCAAGCTCGAGGCTATCGATCCGTTTAAGATCACGGAGATGCGCGTCGCGCTTACGGCGCTGGCGGAAGAGTTCGGCGGCGAGTACTCCGGCTGGTCAACGGTGGTGCAGAGCTAG
- a CDS encoding response regulator — MAQILVVDDDRNLRKIIQANLELAGFEITAVPTGADALRVLDSMQPDLVVLDVMMPSMDGYEVARRIRRHPSNTHVPIIMLTAKGEVEDKLAGFDAGVDDYITKPFGPQELLARVRANIARVEMDASLSPLTKLPGNLAIEAELRRRIDEQRSFAVLYMDLDNFKAFNDVYGFTHGDEAIRLVASITLDVVHRRGTTLDFVGHIGGDDFLVVTHPERAEEIAREIIAEFDRGIRDLYRPQDLRQGFIETHDRRGALNRYAIMSLSIALVSSEQRKLTDYAQIGETAAELKRYAKSIGGSVYVKDKRRQ, encoded by the coding sequence ATGGCCCAAATCCTCGTCGTTGACGACGACCGCAACCTGCGCAAGATCATCCAGGCGAATCTGGAGCTGGCGGGTTTTGAGATCACTGCCGTGCCCACCGGCGCCGACGCCCTGCGCGTCCTGGACTCCATGCAGCCCGACCTGGTGGTGCTCGACGTCATGATGCCCTCGATGGACGGCTACGAAGTCGCGCGACGCATTCGCCGCCACCCTTCCAACACGCACGTGCCGATCATCATGCTGACAGCCAAAGGGGAAGTCGAGGACAAGCTCGCCGGTTTCGACGCCGGCGTGGACGATTACATCACCAAGCCCTTCGGTCCGCAAGAACTGCTGGCGCGCGTGCGCGCCAATATCGCGCGCGTGGAAATGGACGCTTCGCTTTCACCGCTGACAAAGCTGCCCGGCAATCTTGCGATCGAAGCCGAGCTGCGTCGCCGGATCGACGAACAACGATCGTTCGCGGTCCTGTACATGGATCTGGACAATTTTAAGGCGTTCAACGACGTCTACGGCTTCACGCACGGCGACGAAGCGATCCGGCTGGTGGCGTCGATCACGCTGGACGTCGTGCACCGGCGCGGAACGACGCTCGATTTCGTCGGTCATATCGGCGGCGACGATTTCTTGGTCGTGACGCATCCCGAACGTGCGGAAGAGATCGCGCGGGAGATCATTGCCGAGTTCGATCGCGGCATTCGCGACCTCTATCGTCCGCAGGACCTTCGCCAGGGTTTTATTGAAACACACGATCGGCGCGGCGCGCTGAACCGGTACGCGATCATGTCGCTGTCGATTGCACTGGTTTCAAGCGAGCAGCGCAAGCTGACGGACTATGCGCAGATCGGCGAGACTGCGGCAGAACTCAAACGGTACGCGAAATCGATCGGGGGTTCGGTCTACGTGAAAGACAAACGGCGTCAATGA
- a CDS encoding peroxiredoxin yields the protein MFRRLLLSVALCAAVTSVPALASLQVGASAPDFKTQASLGGKVFDFNLADALKKGPVVLYFYPAAFTTGCTIEAHDFAEAIDQYKKLGATVIGVSHDTIDTLNKFSVSECRSKFAVAADPQLTVAKEYDAVLAPHPAYANRTSYVIAPNGKIIYTYTNLDPSQHVANTLQALQQYEASQH from the coding sequence ATGTTTCGTCGTCTGCTTCTGTCCGTCGCCCTTTGCGCGGCGGTAACGTCCGTACCGGCTCTGGCGAGCTTGCAGGTCGGCGCAAGCGCGCCCGACTTTAAGACGCAAGCCTCGCTGGGCGGCAAAGTCTTCGACTTCAACTTGGCCGACGCGCTGAAAAAAGGCCCCGTCGTCCTGTACTTTTATCCGGCGGCCTTCACCACGGGCTGCACGATCGAGGCCCACGATTTCGCCGAGGCGATCGACCAGTACAAGAAACTCGGCGCCACGGTCATCGGCGTCTCGCACGACACCATCGACACGCTGAACAAATTCTCGGTCAGCGAATGCCGCAGCAAATTCGCGGTAGCCGCCGATCCGCAACTCACGGTTGCCAAGGAGTACGACGCGGTTCTGGCGCCGCATCCGGCGTATGCCAACCGCACCTCGTACGTCATCGCGCCCAACGGAAAGATTATCTACACCTATACGAACCTGGATCCGAGCCAGCACGTCGCCAACACGCTGCAGGCGCTGCAGCAGTATGAGGCCTCGCAGCACTAA
- a CDS encoding metallophosphoesterase produces the protein MQRKDFLEHVAWTGAGIAYALSAGGIMTGTAVAAGSSGAIDFVQISDSHIGFHQPANPDVSATLKEAVDAINALPDQPNFVIHTGDVTHLSKPEQFATAKDILSQLRAPLIVIPGEHDFIGKDYNSFFDAFATKEHGKQWFSWDQNGTHFVALINVFDFEKMGLLGTDQLDWLRRDLAAQKNSTPLVVFTHAPLYALFPSWGWTTEDGAKALSMLGRFDNVTVLSGHIHQVVTHQEGNIRFATANATAYPQPAPGKADKPGPLALPHDQLLHAIGYRNVYLDRGHNAAITDRSLG, from the coding sequence ATGCAGCGCAAAGATTTTCTCGAGCATGTAGCCTGGACAGGCGCGGGCATCGCCTACGCCTTGAGCGCAGGCGGCATCATGACCGGCACCGCGGTCGCCGCCGGTTCCAGCGGCGCGATCGATTTCGTGCAGATCAGCGACAGCCATATCGGTTTTCATCAACCTGCCAATCCGGACGTCTCCGCAACCTTGAAAGAGGCTGTTGACGCAATCAACGCGCTGCCTGATCAACCCAACTTCGTGATCCACACCGGCGACGTCACGCATCTTTCAAAGCCGGAGCAGTTCGCAACAGCCAAGGATATTCTCTCGCAGCTGCGCGCGCCGCTCATCGTGATTCCAGGTGAACACGACTTCATCGGCAAGGATTACAACTCGTTCTTTGATGCATTTGCTACCAAAGAACACGGGAAGCAGTGGTTCTCGTGGGACCAAAACGGCACGCACTTCGTCGCGCTGATAAACGTTTTCGATTTCGAGAAGATGGGCTTGCTCGGCACCGATCAGCTCGATTGGCTGCGCCGCGATCTGGCGGCACAAAAAAATTCAACGCCGCTGGTGGTCTTCACGCACGCCCCGCTGTACGCGCTCTTTCCGAGCTGGGGCTGGACGACGGAAGACGGCGCCAAAGCCCTCTCGATGCTGGGCCGCTTCGACAACGTGACCGTTTTAAGCGGACACATCCACCAGGTCGTCACGCATCAGGAAGGCAACATTCGCTTTGCGACGGCCAACGCCACGGCATATCCACAGCCCGCGCCCGGAAAAGCGGATAAGCCGGGACCGCTCGCACTACCGCACGATCAACTGCTGCACGCGATTGGATATCGAAACGTCTATCTCGACCGGGGCCATAACGCCGCCATCACCGATCGCAGCCTCGGCTGA
- a CDS encoding peptidoglycan DD-metalloendopeptidase family protein, whose amino-acid sequence MILGFVPALALPSDLTSKIRAARQKKAAIDWQLHQKRLQLRAATVRVTNLQGALDQTNHSIHEVTSRLNVIVSQQASTQRKLDWNTLQLNAARKTLALHDNALKRRLVDTYERGELGYISVLLAAKSFTDFVERSEDLRLLIAANQRAVRERQTAERKVATAQANLQAAQAALEAQQLAQQRTRNQLDVLAQERGNLVALADQQRHHVAGQVAEMESLSAAQEAGLETLIREHEAQVAAAQRAAGIVAPQKAPGILSWPVTGVITSPFGWRRSPFGGSPEFHQGLDIGANMGTTVTAAASGTILSAGWYGGYGNYILIDHGGGMSTGYGHLSRIFVSTGQQVQRGQAIGAVGSTGASTGPHLHFEVRISGKPTDPTAYLH is encoded by the coding sequence TTGATCCTCGGCTTTGTTCCCGCACTCGCCCTCCCGTCGGATCTCACGTCCAAGATCCGAGCCGCCCGTCAAAAGAAAGCCGCCATAGACTGGCAGCTGCATCAAAAGAGACTACAACTCCGCGCGGCCACCGTCCGCGTCACGAATCTGCAGGGCGCCCTGGATCAAACCAACCATTCGATTCACGAGGTTACCTCCAGGCTCAACGTGATCGTCTCGCAGCAGGCTAGCACGCAGCGCAAACTGGATTGGAATACGCTGCAACTGAACGCGGCTCGCAAGACGCTCGCGCTCCACGACAACGCACTCAAACGCAGATTAGTGGACACGTACGAGCGCGGCGAGTTGGGCTACATCAGCGTGCTGTTGGCGGCGAAATCATTTACGGACTTCGTCGAACGCTCGGAGGATCTGCGGCTGCTTATCGCCGCCAACCAACGCGCGGTGCGCGAGCGGCAAACCGCCGAGCGAAAAGTTGCAACGGCACAGGCAAATCTCCAAGCCGCGCAAGCCGCGCTCGAGGCGCAGCAGCTCGCGCAGCAGCGCACGCGCAATCAGCTCGACGTGCTCGCGCAGGAACGCGGAAATCTCGTCGCGCTGGCCGACCAGCAGCGCCACCACGTTGCCGGACAGGTCGCGGAGATGGAGAGCCTCTCTGCCGCGCAAGAGGCCGGGCTCGAAACGCTGATCCGCGAGCACGAGGCGCAGGTCGCAGCCGCGCAGCGCGCCGCCGGCATCGTCGCGCCTCAGAAAGCGCCCGGGATTCTGTCGTGGCCGGTGACGGGCGTCATCACGTCACCGTTCGGCTGGCGCCGCAGCCCCTTCGGCGGCTCGCCGGAGTTTCATCAGGGGCTCGACATCGGCGCAAACATGGGCACGACCGTGACCGCCGCAGCTTCCGGGACGATTCTTTCGGCGGGCTGGTACGGCGGCTACGGCAACTACATCTTGATCGACCACGGCGGTGGAATGTCCACCGGCTACGGACACCTCTCGCGCATCTTCGTCTCCACCGGCCAGCAAGTGCAGCGAGGGCAGGCGATCGGCGCGGTTGGCTCGACCGGCGCGTCGACGGGGCCTCACTTGCATTTCGAAGTTCGCATCAGCGGAAAACCCACCGACCCCACCGCTTACCTGCATTAA